The following coding sequences are from one Desulfosporosinus orientis DSM 765 window:
- a CDS encoding cobalamin B12-binding domain-containing protein — protein sequence MVVKNNVEEFKARRFLTYAMGKLDEDTVLNLVQQGLEQGVDSFQLIEEARAGMEKVGELYDEGKYFLCDLIVGADIFTGVINLVLKSTNVEPVKDAPPVIIGTVSGDIHDIGKNIMISVLKSKGCQVYDLGVDVPKEAFLEAVKKTGSTVLCLSGLITTAYESMKKIVDSLEKEGLRSKVSVVIGGLVNEAVKNYTGADYWVTDCAKGSDLCMQIIHAHSGRQGLACLY from the coding sequence ATGGTTGTTAAAAACAATGTTGAGGAATTTAAAGCAAGGCGGTTTTTGACCTATGCTATGGGGAAATTGGATGAAGACACTGTGCTCAACCTTGTCCAACAAGGACTGGAACAAGGTGTGGATTCTTTTCAGCTGATTGAAGAAGCCCGAGCCGGAATGGAAAAGGTCGGCGAGCTCTACGATGAGGGCAAGTATTTCCTCTGTGATTTAATCGTGGGAGCCGATATCTTTACAGGGGTCATCAATTTAGTTTTAAAATCAACCAACGTCGAGCCTGTGAAGGATGCTCCCCCCGTCATCATCGGGACAGTCAGCGGGGATATTCATGATATTGGCAAAAACATTATGATTTCTGTCCTGAAAAGTAAAGGTTGTCAGGTCTATGACTTAGGTGTGGACGTACCTAAAGAAGCTTTTTTAGAAGCAGTAAAGAAGACCGGCAGCACAGTGCTTTGCCTTTCAGGACTGATAACCACAGCCTACGAGTCTATGAAAAAGATTGTAGATTCATTAGAAAAAGAAGGTCTGAGGTCCAAGGTTTCCGTAGTGATCGGCGGCTTAGTTAATGAAGCGGTCAAAAATTATACCGGTGCTGACTACTGGGTAACGGATTGTGCCAAGGGCTCGGATCTCTGTATGCAGATAATCCACGCTCACAGCGGCAGGCAAGGCCTTGCTTGTTTATACTAG
- a CDS encoding GntR family transcriptional regulator yields MKTNRDFMPVYYQLADDLKQQIEAGELKPGDAVPSESQLVNDYGISRVTVRRGLAILLEAGLIETIKGIGNFVAKPKLNQVTLTFQENDPLNENSFIYQLLEVKRISADEIIAGKLGVGEGTKVFLIRRLINSDDGPVGVDMKYLPYIKGQPILENEIEYADFPAIVAKHTNVTIHKIEMSIAAAPLNDEEGELLKTLAGHPALCIHRAFYAKDGRTLGFSKTIYRGEAFELSAVSYPYSAKV; encoded by the coding sequence ATGAAAACGAACAGAGACTTTATGCCGGTCTATTATCAACTGGCCGATGATTTAAAACAGCAAATTGAAGCCGGGGAATTAAAACCAGGGGATGCTGTGCCATCGGAATCCCAGTTGGTTAATGACTACGGTATCAGCAGGGTAACCGTAAGACGAGGGCTGGCCATCTTATTGGAAGCGGGGTTGATTGAGACAATCAAAGGAATTGGCAATTTCGTGGCCAAACCTAAGTTGAATCAGGTTACCTTGACCTTTCAGGAGAATGACCCTCTTAACGAAAACAGCTTTATATATCAGCTGCTGGAAGTAAAACGGATTAGTGCTGATGAGATTATCGCCGGCAAGCTGGGTGTTGGCGAAGGGACAAAGGTCTTTCTGATCCGGCGGCTGATTAATAGCGATGACGGCCCTGTAGGGGTTGATATGAAGTATCTGCCTTATATAAAGGGACAGCCGATACTGGAAAATGAAATTGAGTATGCCGATTTCCCGGCGATTGTCGCCAAACATACGAATGTGACCATCCACAAAATTGAAATGAGCATTGCAGCGGCACCCTTGAATGATGAAGAAGGGGAACTGCTCAAAACCCTGGCCGGGCATCCTGCCTTATGCATCCACCGGGCTTTTTACGCTAAGGACGGCAGGACTTTAGGTTTTTCCAAGACAATTTACAGGGGAGAAGCCTTTGAATTAAGTGCCGTTTCTTATCCATACTCTGCAAAGGTGTGA
- a CDS encoding DUF1638 domain-containing protein: MGTIIVACQTIRDEVNLAISETGVNYPVLWIESGLHNFPDRLGCKIQEKINEIENVETILLAFGNCGNCLLGIKSPLAQLIIPRVDDCISLLLGSYERRQNLFKEVGTYFLTKGWLESEQNLISEYERCVRRYGKDKALRVMKMMLNNYHRLMVIDTQAYQFEGILVKTKSFADTLGLSHEEIHGSLRLLKKLFLGPWDEEFAIIPPGEEVSLKHIFINNVETPKQNQALFSYS; this comes from the coding sequence TTGGGTACAATCATTGTGGCTTGTCAGACTATCAGGGATGAAGTAAATCTGGCAATATCTGAAACCGGTGTTAATTACCCGGTACTTTGGATCGAATCCGGGCTGCATAATTTTCCGGATCGCCTGGGCTGTAAAATCCAAGAAAAAATTAATGAAATCGAGAATGTAGAAACTATTCTCTTAGCCTTTGGTAATTGCGGGAATTGCTTATTAGGCATAAAATCACCCCTGGCTCAATTAATTATTCCCAGGGTAGATGACTGCATCTCTCTTTTGCTCGGCTCTTATGAACGCAGGCAGAACCTTTTTAAAGAAGTTGGGACTTATTTTTTAACCAAGGGATGGTTAGAAAGCGAACAGAATCTTATTTCTGAATATGAACGCTGTGTCAGGAGGTACGGGAAAGATAAAGCACTGCGGGTTATGAAGATGATGCTTAACAATTATCATCGTTTGATGGTCATTGATACTCAAGCCTATCAATTTGAGGGTATTCTTGTTAAAACAAAGAGTTTTGCAGACACCTTAGGGCTGAGTCATGAGGAAATCCACGGATCCCTCAGGCTTTTGAAGAAACTTTTCCTGGGTCCCTGGGATGAAGAGTTTGCGATTATTCCACCAGGGGAAGAAGTAAGCTTAAAGCATATCTTCATTAACAACGTAGAGACCCCCAAGCAAAATCAAGCCTTGTTTAGTTATTCTTAA
- a CDS encoding DUF3102 domain-containing protein, translated as MTPATERTPRIIADEINIINHRTGTTLLTNAIEIGGRLKEAKALVRHGEWGKWLAKSVRYSQRSAGRLIQLYEAYGTSPGLESDPNWPALSNLTYTNALILLDVPEELRADFIAHNDAGNMSSRELKRAVEAAGADGDGKRAPSLQKIDQALQKIDDLEKALNTMIAKISDLTDQVRSLEQQVEEVTSKFRAGQTRAVGKEANSDKSQKEAPAAAQSVQTARPPIPAAGAKFPQASETAEHAAPEAAPAKARSAGPRFSAPVLVASDFTVPEFPNFTVSGLENADPEYYTRQAESLFKFHRGNIHRSFDQLKLLLTVLTTKDKEMKERLRKQLKSFLENMAKIISRWPPAIKMT; from the coding sequence ATGACTCCTGCGACGGAACGCACCCCGCGGATTATTGCGGATGAAATAAACATAATCAACCATCGCACCGGAACGACTCTGCTGACTAACGCCATTGAGATTGGAGGGCGCCTGAAAGAAGCCAAGGCCCTGGTCAGGCACGGGGAATGGGGCAAATGGCTGGCTAAGTCGGTCCGTTATTCCCAGCGCTCAGCCGGGCGGCTGATTCAGCTTTATGAAGCCTATGGCACCTCCCCTGGCCTTGAATCCGATCCAAATTGGCCGGCGCTGTCTAATTTAACCTACACCAACGCCCTCATCCTCCTTGACGTCCCGGAAGAACTGCGCGCGGACTTTATCGCACACAACGATGCCGGGAACATGTCTTCCCGCGAGCTTAAGCGGGCCGTCGAGGCTGCCGGGGCTGACGGAGACGGGAAGCGCGCCCCGTCTTTGCAAAAAATAGACCAGGCCCTGCAGAAGATAGACGACCTGGAAAAAGCGCTGAACACCATGATCGCTAAAATTAGCGACCTTACCGACCAGGTCCGGAGCCTGGAGCAGCAGGTGGAAGAGGTAACGTCAAAATTCCGGGCAGGACAGACGAGAGCCGTGGGGAAAGAGGCGAATTCGGATAAGAGCCAAAAAGAAGCGCCGGCGGCCGCCCAAAGCGTCCAAACTGCGCGCCCCCCCATACCCGCCGCAGGCGCTAAATTCCCCCAAGCCTCCGAAACGGCGGAACACGCTGCCCCGGAAGCAGCGCCCGCCAAAGCTCGCTCCGCCGGCCCGCGCTTCTCTGCTCCCGTGCTCGTCGCGTCCGATTTCACAGTTCCCGAGTTTCCCAATTTTACGGTCTCCGGACTTGAAAATGCCGATCCCGAATACTATACCAGGCAAGCCGAATCTCTGTTTAAATTTCACCGAGGCAATATTCACCGCTCTTTTGACCAGCTCAAGCTGTTGTTGACCGTGCTGACCACGAAGGATAAGGAGATGAAGGAGAGACTGCGCAAGCAGCTCAAATCCTTCCTTGAGAACATGGCCAAGATCATAAGCCGATGGCCTCCGGCGATTAAAATGACTTAA
- a CDS encoding DUF2922 domain-containing protein yields the protein MTLPSPRADLTHAEVEQVMDLLIENNIFDLSDGDLVAKRDAKIIETVTEDIFDPPVA from the coding sequence ATGACGCTGCCCTCGCCAAGAGCGGACCTGACACATGCGGAGGTTGAACAGGTCATGGATCTCCTTATCGAAAATAATATTTTTGATCTTTCCGACGGCGACCTCGTCGCCAAACGGGATGCAAAAATTATAGAAACAGTGACTGAGGATATTTTCGACCCGCCTGTCGCTTAA
- a CDS encoding 3-hydroxyacyl-CoA dehydrogenase family protein yields the protein MVTSINKVGVLGAGLMGHGIVQLAAQAGCEVVMVDLSAEMLYRGFEKINKLMYKAVKQGKILPEKCEEVLKRIKISTDMNDLKDCDAVIEAIPEIMELKKEVFAKLDKIVKPGAILATNTSQLSITEIASATGRSDLVIGMHFFYPAQVMKLIEIPVGEHTSEKCINAIVDLSMRMGKETCVCKDTPGFIVNRLLAGLMVEASRIYDEKLADVQEIDKALKYALGHPMGPFELFDFSGIDTMVRVADGLRDAFGDRFCVGVGVRNKVRAGDFGQKTGRGFYDYNKK from the coding sequence ATGGTTACAAGTATTAACAAGGTAGGTGTCCTAGGGGCCGGACTCATGGGCCATGGTATAGTTCAGCTGGCTGCCCAGGCTGGCTGTGAAGTAGTAATGGTGGATTTGTCGGCGGAAATGCTTTATCGGGGCTTTGAGAAAATAAACAAACTAATGTACAAAGCGGTAAAGCAAGGAAAAATATTGCCTGAGAAGTGTGAAGAGGTACTGAAAAGAATCAAAATCTCCACTGACATGAATGACTTAAAAGACTGCGACGCTGTAATCGAGGCTATTCCAGAAATAATGGAACTAAAAAAAGAGGTGTTCGCCAAGCTGGACAAAATCGTCAAGCCCGGAGCCATACTGGCTACAAACACCTCACAGCTGAGCATTACGGAAATTGCCTCGGCTACCGGCAGGTCCGACCTGGTAATCGGCATGCACTTTTTCTATCCCGCCCAGGTAATGAAGCTGATTGAAATACCTGTGGGGGAACACACATCAGAAAAGTGTATCAATGCAATTGTTGATCTGAGCATGAGAATGGGCAAGGAAACCTGTGTCTGTAAGGATACTCCGGGTTTTATCGTGAACAGACTGCTGGCAGGTCTGATGGTAGAGGCTAGCCGGATTTATGATGAAAAGCTGGCTGATGTGCAAGAAATAGACAAGGCCCTTAAATATGCTCTGGGCCACCCCATGGGGCCTTTCGAGTTATTTGACTTTAGCGGCATTGATACAATGGTCAGGGTGGCGGATGGCCTGAGGGACGCTTTTGGAGACAGGTTTTGTGTGGGTGTTGGCGTCAGGAATAAGGTCAGAGCTGGCGATTTTGGTCAGAAAACCGGCCGGGGCTTCTATGACTACAACAAAAAGTAG
- a CDS encoding acyl-CoA dehydrogenase family protein — protein sequence MSFEFAPTQEQVEMLKMVRKFVKKEIIPVRAYYDEEEEFPWPVFQKMAEIGVLCMSGPESISGYPWDNLTRCLVMEELARGCGGIATTPMANILASEPIEIAGTAEQKKWWFSGLCLKGEMGAYCVTEPGAGSDVAGLSSSVRREGNHYVLNGTKCFISNGGVASKYVVLARLNKSAGAKGLTFFLVDRHWDGVSHGKKEKKMGNRASDTSEVIFTDVKVPEEYLLGEEGGGFKIAMNAFNMSRPVIGAMAVGVSQFAMETARDYARERKQFGTPIANMQAVQFMLAEMDMRIEAARLLYQKAAWMLDKGLEVVRNSALAKCFGADMAQRVTSDAVQILGGYGYTREYPLEKAMRDAKLLQIVEGTSQIQKMIIAREILK from the coding sequence ATGTCATTCGAATTTGCCCCCACCCAGGAACAGGTTGAAATGCTTAAAATGGTGCGCAAGTTTGTGAAAAAAGAAATTATACCGGTAAGGGCTTACTATGACGAAGAAGAAGAGTTTCCCTGGCCCGTTTTTCAAAAAATGGCCGAAATAGGAGTTTTATGTATGTCCGGTCCCGAAAGTATCAGCGGCTATCCCTGGGATAACCTGACCAGATGCCTGGTGATGGAAGAGCTGGCCAGAGGCTGCGGCGGGATTGCTACCACGCCCATGGCTAACATTCTGGCCTCTGAGCCGATTGAGATTGCCGGCACAGCTGAACAGAAGAAATGGTGGTTTTCGGGTCTGTGCCTGAAGGGGGAGATGGGAGCATACTGCGTAACAGAGCCAGGCGCCGGATCCGATGTAGCCGGACTGTCAAGCTCCGTTAGGAGAGAAGGCAATCACTACGTGTTGAACGGAACTAAGTGCTTTATCAGTAACGGAGGTGTGGCCTCTAAATATGTGGTGCTGGCAAGGTTGAATAAAAGCGCCGGAGCCAAGGGGCTTACATTTTTCCTGGTTGATCGCCACTGGGATGGAGTAAGTCATGGCAAGAAAGAAAAAAAGATGGGCAACAGGGCATCCGACACCAGCGAGGTCATATTCACCGATGTAAAGGTTCCGGAAGAATATCTCCTGGGAGAGGAAGGGGGTGGATTTAAGATTGCCATGAACGCTTTTAACATGTCCCGCCCGGTGATAGGCGCTATGGCGGTAGGTGTAAGCCAGTTTGCTATGGAAACAGCCAGGGATTATGCCAGGGAAAGAAAACAATTCGGAACACCAATAGCCAACATGCAGGCAGTCCAGTTTATGCTGGCGGAGATGGACATGCGCATTGAGGCGGCCAGGCTTCTTTATCAGAAGGCTGCCTGGATGCTTGACAAGGGCCTTGAAGTTGTGAGAAACAGTGCCTTGGCCAAGTGCTTTGGGGCAGACATGGCACAAAGGGTAACCAGTGACGCGGTGCAAATACTGGGGGGATATGGGTATACGCGTGAATACCCTCTCGAAAAAGCTATGCGGGACGCTAAGCTGCTTCAAATTGTTGAAGGAACATCCCAAATTCAAAAAATGATCATTGCCCGGGAAATATTAAAATAA
- a CDS encoding crotonase/enoyl-CoA hydratase family protein, whose product MNVFTEKKGNICTVIINRPEVRNAVDAETAGQLAEAFRVFDTDDSLKVAVLWGAGGNFCAGADLKAISKGKMNQMDPDMSKDGPMGPTRMRLSKPVIAAVSGYAVAGGLELSCWCDLRVVERDAAFGVFCRRFGVPLVDGGTQRLPRLIGLSRAMDMILTGRTVNGEEAFAMGLANRLVEPGTSRQEAENLAALLAGFPQNCLRSDREAVYRGFDINFDAALKLEFEMGLKVVQSGETLKGATSFAGGVGRHGQV is encoded by the coding sequence GTGAACGTATTTACTGAAAAAAAAGGCAACATCTGCACAGTCATAATAAACCGTCCTGAGGTTAGGAATGCGGTGGATGCCGAGACAGCTGGACAGCTCGCGGAAGCGTTCAGGGTCTTTGATACGGATGATAGTCTGAAGGTGGCAGTTTTATGGGGGGCTGGCGGCAATTTTTGCGCCGGTGCCGATCTTAAGGCTATTTCCAAAGGAAAAATGAACCAGATGGACCCGGACATGTCCAAGGACGGGCCGATGGGACCGACCAGGATGAGGCTTTCCAAGCCTGTTATTGCCGCGGTGTCCGGCTATGCCGTGGCAGGAGGTCTTGAGCTTTCCTGTTGGTGCGACCTGAGAGTTGTAGAGAGGGATGCTGCATTCGGAGTTTTTTGCCGCCGTTTTGGAGTGCCCCTTGTTGACGGGGGTACTCAGCGCCTGCCACGACTTATAGGCTTGAGCCGGGCCATGGATATGATCCTTACAGGACGAACAGTTAATGGCGAGGAAGCCTTTGCCATGGGCTTAGCCAACCGACTTGTGGAACCCGGCACCTCAAGGCAGGAGGCAGAAAATCTGGCCGCTCTGCTGGCGGGGTTTCCCCAAAATTGCCTGCGCAGTGATCGGGAGGCAGTTTACCGCGGTTTTGATATCAATTTTGATGCCGCCTTGAAACTAGAATTTGAAATGGGCTTAAAAGTGGTGCAAAGCGGGGAAACCCTGAAAGGGGCCACCTCTTTTGCCGGCGGGGTGGGTCGTCACGGGCAGGTTTGA
- a CDS encoding 3-oxoacyl-[acyl-carrier-protein] synthase III C-terminal domain-containing protein, protein MAGIVAYGAYIPFNRLNLKHIGEIHGTPALRGEKAVANYDEDSLTMAAAAAHDCASGLDAGTFDRIYFATTTPPHSEKQSATTLAGTLDMRRDARTLDITGSLRSGSSAMLTGLDAAEKGEKVMVAISDNRMGAAGGLYEMLLGDGAAAFLLGNEDVVAEVLGTHSVGVDFYDNWRGQGDQFVRSWEDRFSHTQGYSRFTVEAGQAVMQKTGLSPQDFSRVVVYGLKPGDPLPVAKRMGFKPEQVQDSLIDRIGNTGAASAPMALVAALEESQPGDNILFLTYGEGSDAIVFQVTDAISQLPLRRGIKGYINSKKSDINYGKYFRWKQLLSMEPQRRPPLVRPSLPDRYRNLKKILGFYGSRCTACGTPQFPPHRVCVQCQSIDQMEEYKFLGRMARLATYTIDYLAPSQDPPTVMAVVDYEGGGRFVCLMTDCDVNSVSVGMDLEMSFRKLFEADGINTYFWKAMPKRGGE, encoded by the coding sequence ATGGCGGGAATTGTTGCCTATGGAGCTTATATTCCCTTTAATAGACTTAATCTGAAACATATAGGTGAAATTCACGGCACACCGGCTTTGCGGGGAGAAAAGGCGGTGGCCAATTATGACGAGGATAGCCTTACAATGGCAGCTGCTGCTGCTCATGACTGTGCCTCCGGCCTTGACGCCGGCACCTTCGACAGGATCTATTTTGCTACCACAACTCCACCGCATAGTGAAAAGCAAAGTGCCACCACTCTTGCAGGCACCCTGGATATGAGGAGGGACGCAAGGACCCTGGACATCACAGGGTCTCTACGTTCAGGTTCCAGTGCCATGCTTACCGGTCTTGATGCAGCCGAAAAGGGCGAAAAGGTTATGGTCGCCATAAGCGACAACCGAATGGGCGCGGCTGGAGGTCTGTACGAGATGCTCCTCGGAGACGGCGCGGCCGCCTTTTTGCTGGGCAATGAAGATGTGGTGGCTGAGGTGCTGGGTACACACAGTGTAGGTGTAGACTTTTACGATAACTGGCGCGGTCAGGGGGACCAATTTGTGCGGAGCTGGGAAGATAGATTTTCTCATACCCAGGGATACTCCCGCTTTACCGTGGAGGCCGGACAAGCGGTGATGCAAAAGACCGGACTTAGTCCCCAGGATTTCTCAAGGGTCGTAGTATACGGACTGAAGCCCGGTGACCCTTTGCCGGTGGCAAAAAGAATGGGTTTTAAGCCTGAACAGGTGCAAGACAGCCTTATTGACAGGATAGGAAATACCGGGGCGGCCAGTGCGCCTATGGCCCTGGTTGCAGCGCTGGAGGAATCTCAGCCCGGTGACAATATCCTGTTCTTAACCTATGGTGAAGGCAGCGACGCAATTGTTTTCCAGGTCACCGATGCCATTTCCCAACTCCCCCTCCGCCGTGGAATAAAAGGTTACATTAATAGTAAGAAAAGCGATATTAATTACGGTAAATATTTTCGATGGAAACAGTTGCTGAGTATGGAACCGCAGAGAAGACCTCCTCTGGTTCGACCCTCCCTGCCTGACCGCTACAGAAATCTTAAGAAAATACTGGGCTTTTATGGCAGCAGGTGTACAGCCTGCGGTACTCCCCAGTTTCCGCCGCACAGAGTCTGCGTGCAGTGTCAGTCTATCGACCAAATGGAAGAATACAAGTTCCTGGGTAGAATGGCCAGACTGGCCACATACACCATCGACTATCTGGCTCCCTCCCAGGACCCTCCAACGGTTATGGCCGTGGTGGATTATGAAGGGGGAGGAAGATTTGTCTGCCTTATGACTGACTGCGATGTGAACAGTGTTTCCGTAGGTATGGATTTGGAAATGTCATTTAGAAAACTCTTTGAAGCTGACGGTATAAACACGTACTTTTGGAAAGCCATGCCAAAGAGAGGTGGGGAATAA
- a CDS encoding 4-hydroxyphenylacetate 3-hydroxylase C-terminal domain-containing protein: MTTMPVEADYEHPEIGSLVKKYMQGKVGTLVEERYRILQLIQDITASRLTGYLIGSLLYAGGTPETNRVEVFRNYNLAESKENAKVLAKIKPDPY; the protein is encoded by the coding sequence ATCACTACAATGCCTGTTGAGGCGGATTATGAGCACCCTGAAATAGGCTCTCTGGTTAAAAAGTACATGCAGGGTAAAGTAGGCACCTTAGTCGAAGAACGTTATCGCATACTGCAATTGATTCAGGATATAACTGCTTCAAGGTTGACGGGATATTTAATCGGAAGTTTACTATATGCCGGTGGCACCCCCGAAACTAATAGAGTCGAGGTCTTTCGAAATTACAACCTGGCAGAAAGTAAAGAAAATGCCAAAGTACTGGCTAAAATTAAGCCGGATCCGTATTGA
- a CDS encoding TetR/AcrR family transcriptional regulator, which translates to MPKLGMEEIRKDQVIKATERCIVEKGYSNMSVKDISAMAKVSTGIIYHYFKNKEDLLLQVLKESFRKSHEQVMETVEPLRTFDEKLMKHIENINRVPVDNPDFYAVMLNFLGQTINNPEINGIIAKFFGNLRSYISQYIQDGIEVGRLQPEKAKHLSALTVALGMGIGMQWIVDPESFDIVDIEESYKEMIESYILLKE; encoded by the coding sequence ATGCCTAAACTTGGAATGGAAGAAATACGTAAAGATCAGGTCATAAAAGCTACAGAAAGGTGTATAGTGGAAAAAGGTTATTCAAATATGTCCGTTAAGGATATTTCGGCAATGGCTAAGGTCAGTACAGGAATTATATACCATTATTTCAAAAATAAAGAGGATCTGCTTCTCCAGGTTCTTAAGGAATCCTTCCGGAAGTCCCACGAACAAGTAATGGAAACTGTAGAACCATTAAGAACCTTCGATGAAAAACTTATGAAGCACATTGAAAATATAAATAGGGTGCCCGTAGATAACCCTGATTTTTATGCCGTGATGCTTAATTTTCTGGGTCAGACAATAAATAATCCGGAAATAAATGGGATTATCGCAAAGTTTTTTGGAAACCTCAGGTCGTATATCTCCCAATATATTCAGGACGGTATTGAAGTGGGCCGCTTACAACCGGAAAAGGCTAAGCATCTATCCGCACTGACTGTTGCACTCGGAATGGGTATAGGCATGCAGTGGATAGTTGATCCTGAGTCATTTGATATAGTGGATATTGAAGAAAGCTATAAAGAAATGATCGAGTCCTATATTTTGCTGAAAGAGTAA
- a CDS encoding GTP-binding protein has product MNILLFGGFLGSGKTSIILQAAKHLVHTAEARSPAGQSENGKPSLVIIENEVGEMGIDDKILKAEGLSVRELFAGCICCTLNAELTKSLNEIREELSPQWVIIETTGMAFPDKIVKTLAKYGKGIDSLKTIVVADAERWDELSTIMPGLIEGQMVKADAILLNKIDCLEPEQVREVEESVRRINSSALFYAVSAHHGVDPQIWHEAVVEK; this is encoded by the coding sequence ATGAATATTTTACTTTTTGGCGGGTTCTTAGGATCGGGAAAAACTTCAATCATCTTGCAGGCGGCGAAGCATCTTGTCCACACTGCCGAAGCTAGAAGTCCGGCAGGACAGTCGGAGAACGGAAAACCCTCCCTGGTAATCATTGAAAATGAAGTAGGAGAAATGGGTATTGACGATAAAATTCTCAAAGCGGAAGGACTAAGTGTCCGGGAGCTTTTTGCCGGTTGTATCTGCTGCACCCTGAATGCGGAACTTACCAAATCTCTTAATGAAATCCGGGAAGAATTGTCTCCCCAATGGGTGATCATTGAGACCACAGGGATGGCCTTCCCTGATAAGATCGTGAAAACCCTCGCTAAGTATGGCAAAGGTATTGACAGTCTAAAAACCATTGTGGTGGCCGATGCTGAGCGATGGGATGAACTTTCTACAATCATGCCGGGGTTAATCGAGGGACAAATGGTTAAAGCAGACGCCATCCTCTTGAACAAGATCGATTGTTTGGAACCTGAGCAGGTTCGCGAGGTAGAAGAAAGCGTTAGGAGGATAAATTCTTCAGCACTTTTCTACGCTGTATCCGCGCATCATGGAGTTGATCCGCAAATCTGGCATGAGGCGGTGGTTGAAAAGTGA
- a CDS encoding acetyl-CoA acetyltransferase, with translation MARSIKDRVAVIGMGCTKFGERWDCSLDDLIIEAINECCEDSGINLENIDAFWFGTFSSSTIGALPFSMCMKTQYKPVTRVENMCATGTDAFRNACYAVASGVYDVVMAIGAEKLKDSGYSGLETPMAHSDRTTPEPTAPARFALLAPAYANKYNLEMKQLKNVMARIAWKNHHNGALNPKAQYRKEVPMEAILKSPTVAYPLGIMDCSGVADGAACAIICRTEDVHKYTKKPMYVKGISIAAGPGFGDRHQNYDYTGVWETRHAAQAAFKEAGIINPRKEISLAEVHDCFTITELVIYEDLMLSEPGGGWKDVESGYFDIRGALPVNPDGGLKSFGHPIGATGLRMLYECYLQFSGRAGDRQIENPRLALTHNLGGQPAGCVVSVCITGKDLG, from the coding sequence ATGGCCAGGTCAATTAAGGACAGGGTAGCGGTGATTGGTATGGGCTGCACCAAGTTTGGGGAAAGATGGGACTGCAGCCTGGACGACCTGATTATAGAGGCAATAAATGAGTGCTGCGAAGACTCCGGGATAAACCTTGAAAACATAGACGCCTTCTGGTTTGGGACATTTTCGTCAAGCACCATTGGGGCGCTGCCGTTTTCCATGTGCATGAAGACCCAGTACAAGCCAGTCACCCGGGTGGAAAACATGTGCGCCACCGGGACAGATGCCTTTAGAAACGCCTGCTATGCAGTGGCGTCCGGTGTATATGATGTGGTAATGGCCATCGGGGCTGAAAAATTAAAGGACAGTGGTTATAGCGGTCTGGAGACTCCCATGGCGCACTCTGACCGGACCACTCCGGAGCCCACTGCTCCCGCAAGGTTTGCACTGCTGGCACCGGCTTACGCCAATAAGTATAACCTTGAAATGAAACAACTTAAAAATGTAATGGCTAGAATTGCTTGGAAGAACCACCATAACGGAGCACTGAACCCAAAAGCTCAGTACCGCAAGGAAGTTCCCATGGAGGCAATTCTCAAGTCCCCCACAGTAGCCTATCCCCTAGGTATCATGGACTGCTCCGGAGTCGCTGACGGAGCGGCATGCGCCATTATCTGCAGGACTGAGGACGTACACAAATACACCAAAAAGCCCATGTACGTAAAGGGTATATCCATAGCGGCAGGACCCGGGTTCGGTGATCGCCACCAGAACTATGACTACACCGGAGTGTGGGAAACCCGTCATGCGGCACAGGCCGCCTTTAAAGAGGCGGGAATAATAAATCCCCGGAAAGAGATCAGCCTGGCCGAGGTGCATGATTGCTTTACCATAACTGAGCTGGTTATATATGAAGATCTCATGTTAAGCGAGCCAGGTGGAGGGTGGAAAGATGTCGAAAGCGGTTATTTTGACATAAGAGGAGCTTTGCCCGTAAACCCGGATGGAGGCCTGAAGTCCTTCGGGCACCCCATCGGAGCAACAGGACTGCGCATGTTGTACGAGTGTTATTTGCAATTTTCCGGCCGGGCCGGAGATCGCCAGATTGAAAATCCAAGACTGGCGCTTACTCATAACCTGGGAGGCCAGCCTGCAGGCTGCGTGGTTTCAGTTTGTATAACCGGTAAGGATTTGGGATGA